Proteins encoded in a region of the Perca fluviatilis chromosome 8, GENO_Pfluv_1.0, whole genome shotgun sequence genome:
- the LOC120563419 gene encoding gamma-crystallin M2-like — protein MTSSSMNMMGRVVFYEDRNFQGRSYECSSDCADMSSYLSRCHSCRVERGCFMVYDRTNFMGNQYFLKRGEYSDYQSMMGMSDCIRSCRMIPMHRGSYRMRIYERENFGGQMHELMEDCDNVMDRYRMSNCMSCHVMDGHWLMYEQPQYRGRMMYMRPGEYRNFSNMGMSGMRWMSMRRIRDDYY, from the exons ATGACTTCCAGCAGCATGAACATGATGGGCAGG GTCGTCTTCTACGAGGACAGGAACTTCCAGGGTCGTTCCTACGAGTGCAGCAGCGACTGCGCTGACATGTCCTCCTACCTGAGCAGGTGTCACTCCTGCAGGGTGGAAAGAGGCTGCTTCATGGTCTACGACCGCACCAACTTCATGGGCAACCAGTACTTCCTGAAGAGGGGCGAGTACTCCGACTACCAGAGCATGATGGGAATGAGCGACTGCATCAGGTCCTGCCGCATGATCCCCATG CACCGTGGCTCCTACAGGATGAGGATCTACGAGAGGGAGAACTTCGGAGGCCAGATGCACGAGCTGATGGAGGACTGTGACAACGTCATGGACCGTTACCGCATGTCCAACTGCATGTCCTGCCATGTGATGGACGGCCACTGGCTGATGTACGAGCAGCCCCAGTACAGAGGCAGGATGATGTACATGAGGCCCGGAGAGTACAGGAACTTCAGCAACATGGGCATGAGCGGCATGAGGTGGATGAGCATGAGGCGCATCAGGGACGACTACTACTAA